The Paracoccus sp. SMMA_5_TC region TCTTGTTCACCGCGCGGAAGTCCCGCGCCGTGGTCTGGCGGCCGAGGCGGCGGATACCCGAGGGCGCGGCCTGGTAGGCTTCGCGCAGCACGCGGCCCACCGTGTCCCCGAGGATGATGGGGAAGTCGGAGGTGGTGTGCAGCGCACGGGTGACGAGGCTCGCGGGCGACAGCGCCATGGTGGACACGCCGCGCAGCATCAGCAGTTCCTTCGCCATGTCGACGGGCGTGGAATAGGCATAGCGGCGGGCGGGCTCGGAGAGCTCGTGGCGCGGGTTGATCCGGGCGTAGAGGGCTTCGCCCATCTGCCGGGCGCGCAGGGCCGGGTCGTCGTGGCTCTCGCCCATCTCGACGCGGACCTGTTCGGTGCGGATCGGAGGCGCGGATCGCTTTGCCAGCGCCTCGAAGGCCGCGCGGCGGGCGGTGTCGGGATCGGCGCCTCTGTCGATCTGGCCGTCGATCCACGACTGGTCCAGCCCGGCGATGCGGGCGATGGAGCGGATCTCGGCATTTGCCTCGGCGCGGATCTCTTTCTGCTGATCCTCGGGCGGGGCCGGGGTTGTGGTCGTGTCAGTCATCTCTGTCTCCGTGCGAATATGGGCGCCGGGGTCGGCGGGCGTCGGCACCAGGGAAATCTCGTGCGGGGTCCAGCGGACGGCGGTCAGCACGCGCGCGCCGTTCTCGGTCGTCTCGGCCCAGTCCTCGACGGAGTAGCCGAACGAGACGTGGCGCAGGATGCCCGCCAGCACGTCCTGCCAGACTGGCTCCACCTCTGGCCGTGCCGAGAACTGGATGAGGGCGGTGCCGCGTTTGCCGTCCACGGCGGCGCTGCGGACGGAGCCCAGCACGTCGCGCACGGCTGTCTGGCGGTGTGCGTCGAGGACGCTGGCCCCTTCGAGGCGCGAGAGGTCCACCGCCTCGGGCGCGAGGCTCAGCCGCTCGATGTATTGCCCGGCCATGTCGCGGCGGCGCACGGGCGCGCCGGTGGACCAGACCACCTCGACAGTGCGGCCCTCCGGATCGGCCGTCGCGGGCGCCAGGGTTGCGCGGCGGGTGAGCAGTTCGAGCATCTCAGCCATCGGCGGCCTCCTTCTGCTGTTCCGTCGCCGTCTGACCGAACGCGAGCCCCAGCCCCTCCGCGCGCTCGCGGTCGGCGGCGATCTCGGCATCGACCTGTTCGGCGTCGTAGCCGCGCTCGGAGATCGCCTGGGACCGGCTCTTGAGCCCCGCGCCGATCGCCAGGATCTCGGCCTGCACGTCCTTCATCGGATCGACGTAGTCGAACTTCGGCGGCAGCCATTCGCAGCCGAGATAGGCGTTCGCGTTCCGGTCGAAGTCCCGCGCGGGCAGATCGCCGGTCAGCACCGCGAGCCGAACGAACCGCTCCCAGACCGGGCGGCAGAACAGGTGCACCACCACATTGTGCTGCAGCTGCTCGACGCGGCGGCGGAACTCGATGAGCCCAGCGCGGATCGAGGAATAGGTGACGCCCTCAAGGTCTCCCGAGACCAGCTCGTAGGGCAGGCCCAGCCCCGCCGCGACGGCGCGCAGGTGGTTCTTCACGAAGGGCGCGTAGGCGTCGTGCTCGGTCGGGTTGGAAAACCGGATGTCCGTGCCGGGCGGCAGCGGGATCAGGCTGCCGGGCTCCATGCCCACGGTCAGCGCGCCGCCGGTCTTGGTGCCCGAAAGCCCGCCCGCGCTGCCGTCGGGATCGGTGATGAAGCCGGTGAACAGCGCCGCGACCTTGGCCTTGACCAGCGCGGCGTCCTCGAACTGGTCGAGCTCGTGCAGCCGCAGGAGCACTGGCGCGAGCCAGGTGATCCCGCGCAGCTGGCCCGCCGCGAGCGGCTTGAACAGGTGCAGGCAATCGGCGGCGGGGACGCGGAGCGGGTCCATGCGGAGAGACCCCAGCGGATCGCCCGGGCGGGAGGACAAGACCCGGTAGGCGACGCGGCGACCGGCGGCATCGAACTCGATGCCCGCCCGGATCCGCGCCCCGCCGCCGATCTCGCGGTGCAGGTCCATGGGGACCTGCTCGCGATCCAGAAGCTCGAGGTGGAGGGGGATGCTGGCGGCGTTGCTTGCGATGCGGAGCCGGGCGAAGCTCTCGCCGCTCTCGACCATCGCGCGCACGGCCATGGCCTGCAGCCCGTAGAAATCCGCGAGCCCGTCCGGGGCGGCGTGATCGGTCCAGCGCAGCCAGAGCGCCTGCAGCCGCTCGCGCACTGCGCGGTCAGGATGGGTGGACTGCGGCTTGATCCCGGCGCCGACGACATTGCCGACCAGGCTGTCCACCGCCGCTGCGACCCACGGGTTGTTGCGCGCGTACCATCCGGCCCGCCGCGCCGCCGTGGTCGCGCCTGCCATGATCGCCGCGTTCAGCCCGTCGACCGTCCGCGCCCCCTCCCAACGCCGCCCGCCACCCGCGGCGTCGAAGCCGCGAGCGCGCGCGAGGCCGAGAAGGCGATGTAAGAAGGTCCGCATGGGCGGCAGAATCGCCCGAAACGAACCTTCAAGCTATTGGGAATGTTTGGGAAACGTGCACCCCGTCGGGGGAGCGGAGAAGGCGGAAACCACCCGCGAGATTAGCGCCCATTCACATAAAGGCTCGGCGCTACCGCCGAAAAGTCAAATGACTTAGTTTGCCGGCCGTTATTCAATTTTGCTTTCTGAAAGTGATTGCGATTCCTCCACATTTTACGGACCTCAGGTTGCAGTCGCTGCAACTCTTCTTCAACGTGCTGAGCCAGTGGGAAATTGAGAATCGTTGACTTGGTCAGATGAAACCCGTCACCCACAGTCAGCCAGTAATCGAAAAACAGACGGGAAGAGAGAGCCCCGAGAGCAGTGAGGAAGTCTTTCTCGCTACCGAAGCCTAGGACATTGCTGCTCCCATCAAGTTCTTCGCGAAAGCCAATATAGTTCCGCGCGACTGATCCAATTGCGAGACGGTACCGTGACGCGCCACAAATTAGCGATCCAAGCCGCTTCTCCTCGATACTCGCCCGGAGATAATCAGCTACCAATTGATTGGCGGGTCGCGGAATTTGATCATCAAGGTAATAATCAGTGACATCATAGAATGTTGGAATGGAGGAGAGAAGGCTCGTTCGCTCCCCCTTACTCCATCTCTGAAGTGCCGAAGCATAAACTCTCGATGTTCTCGCAGGGGCAATGCTAAGAATTGAGCATCGCTGGCTATTCGCCTTGTTCGTATTTGTATGCTTTGGCTTCCCGGACTTGAACAAAGTATCTGGGATGTTGTCATAATTTGATATCGATATCTCCGATTTGAGCCTCTGCATGCGTGATCGCAGCGCGCTGTAGTCTCGACTGAAGGCTAACGATAGGGGGACAATGAAGTGTAGATGAGCGGGTTTGCGCGACAGTTCCAGTGAGCGCTCAATAAAATCCGCATAGAGATTCTTCCATTTAGATGAACCTTTCTGATTCGCCACGAAGGGCGGATTTCCAAAAAAGACACCAGTCCGATCTGTGGCAGGAAACTCATAGGACCGAAAATCCCCATTGATTAGCCTTACTCGATCGAACTTTATGTCCCAGCGCTGCTCCAGAGTCTCAATCTGATCTCGAATAAATTCGAGTGCTTGTTGGTTTATGTCTACTAGGTCCGCGTTAATCAAGCGAACGATTTGTGGCGATAGTCCTTGATTAATTAGTCCCTTGATTAGCGAGAAGAACAGCGCTCCCGCGCCAGCGGATGGCTCAACGAAGTGGGCGCCTTCGAGAAGGTTCTGCGCTGAAAGAGAACTTGTGATGTTTCGGCGGTCGAAAAAAATCTGCCAGAAATGATCGGCAACATCAGCGGGAGTGTAGTATGCTCCGGCCAGCTTTCGTTTGCTCTCGGACTTACATTCCGACGAGTATGAGAGTTCAGCTTCCGCAGTCTCGGCGGCCGAGACAGCCACTTGAGCGTCAAGCGCCCATACGGATGTCGAGCCCACGCTGCAGGTAGTCGTTTCGCGGACGTCGTGCCGGATCGGTGGGGACGGCGAAAGGTCGTTCATGTAAGTTCCTTATCTCCCCGATGCCTTTGTCTTGGTTCGTCTGGCGTAGGTATTCTGCTCGGTCAGTGTTGAAGACAAGGCGACACCCCGGGCCAGGCAACAGAAGCGCATCATCATAAAGCCGATGGTGCTCAATACACAGCGCGAGCCCATTTGTTACATGATTTGGCGAGCCCTCAACTGAGTGAGGAATGATGTGCGCTGCCTGGACGATCGCCAGCTGGCGATCACAGACACAACATGTTTGCCCGTACGCTTCAAGAACCCACTTCTTGAACCTCGGATCCCTCGGATATGCGGTGCGCTCAAACGTGAATTTCTCCCGTACCCCGGCTTCATCGACTTCAATTTCACCGCTAGCACCTAAGCCGGCATCAGCGAAGGTTTCCGTATGCCGTCCGACGAGATTGACAATCGCATGTTCACTGCGCAGAGCATGAAAGTGCTCGACATTCTCAAGATAGAATCCCAATGCCGATGCGGGCAGCGCGATTGCAAAACTCTGTTCGCCAAGCTGCCGCGCCATGAATTGATGCACCGCTGCTTGTTGCGTTGAGACCGACACTCTCTGGGATTGCCGCGCGTAGACTGACACGACAGTCTTTGCTTGTAGGGAGAATACGTGTCGTGGATCCCATGCCACGAAAGTGTCGCCAGTATCGAAGAAACCGATAAAGGCAACGCGGTCTCCTCGCGCTTGCCTCGCCCTTTGCTCCTCAATGATCCCACGCCCTAGCTGAATTCGTACCTCATCATCATTGTCACGAGCGTTTCCCGAGTCATGGACGTAGGAAACGTGTGCGGAATAACGAGCCCCATTGAGTGTCATTTGCACCGGATTCTGTCGGTCAATAATGCGGAAGTTCTCTGAGTAGGGCGCAAGCGCGTCCCTTACAAAGTAAAAGAGGAGATTGCGGTCAAGCGCCATTACAAATACTCAATCAGGTGCGCCACCATCTTCTCGCCCAGCAAACACGGTACGGCGTTGCCGATCTGCTTCTGGACCGACCTGCGGTTGCCAAAGAACTTGTAGCCCTCTGGAAATGTTTGAATGGCTGCGACTTCAGGAACGCGAAGGCGGCGGTTATCCCAGTGAAATGGGCCCACCCAAGGACCCGGCTGGGCTGCGATGGTTATAGAGGGCTCTTCCGGATGTAGCTTATGGAGAAAATTCCAGAAGCGTCCACCAGTTCGGAATTTTCGACCATTATAGCCCTTCAGCTTTGAGAGCGCGATATAATTTTTGCCTGGTGGCACATGAGTAAGTTCATAGAAGTAGTTTCCGTTAGAGGCGTCCTCTTGGGGCTCACGGAAATCGTCAGAGGCGTATTTCGAGATGAAGTCGCCGACCCCGGTATATGGCTGGAAGCCATTCATTAGTTCGGGCTTGGCGGGGTCGCCATGAGTTGGGTGCGGTTGAGGGATCGGGCTTCTAGCCTTCCGTACGCCAAATACAAATACGCGCTTTCGCTTTTGGGGAACGCCAAAGTCTGCCGAGTTCGCTCTGTAGACGGTGCATGCGTATCCAAGAGCTCTGGCCTCGGCAAGAAATCTCTCGAACGTAGCAATATTCGTTGGATGCAGAATGCTTTCGACGTTCTCAAAAATGAAGCCAGATGGCTGTAGTTCAGAGATGGCGCGAAGAAACTGCCCGATCATGTTCCGTGGATCTTCGTCGATAAGCCGGTTGTCGTTCTTCACCCAGTAACCGTTCTTCGAAAAAGGCTGACACGGTGGCCCCCCGATCAGGATCGTTGGTTCGTCCGTTCTCAGCTGGGTGAAGTCGACACTCTGTATGTCGACTGCGAAAATTTCAGGATTGTCGATACTGGTGCGGTTCAGGCGCAGCGTCTCTGCAGCATCGGGGTCATTCTCGACACATGCCATAATCTTGGCGCCAGCATTCTTGGCTCCAACGTCGAGACCTCCTGCTCCAGAAAAGATGCTGACACACTTCACCAATGGCTGCTCCCTCGGTAACCTTGCGACACCGCCTGGCATGAGACCGCGCAGATTGTCGCAAATGTTCTTTAATTGTTCGTGACCCGAGTCTGCGTGCTCGGGCCTTCGGTATCCCCTATTTGGTATCCGAAGCCAGCCTGCGTTTCAACATCTTGCGTCACCGAAGAAACTATCGCATCCACGCGGACCGAATCACCACCGCAGCCGCCGCATCCGTTCGCGTCTGTGCCGTACTCACCCGTTCCACCTCCTCGTTCAGCCTGAGCCCCATGCTGATCAGCCCGTGTAGTGCGGCGTGGGCGTAGACGAAGGTGTCGAGGGCCTCGTTGCGTTCGCCGTCGCGCTTGGGCTGCCAGGAGCGGATGGGGCGCCCGCGCTCGAAGCGGGTGACGACGCGTTCGGCGGTCAGCTGGCGGAAGTAGTCGGCGTCGAGGCGGCGGGTGAAGTGGATGGCGCCGGGGCCGGGTTCGGTGAGGTGCAGGCGGGCGTAGACCGCGTCCTTCACCGCGTCCACGCCAACGATGAACAGCGGGATCTTGCCCTTGTTCGTCCGGGTCGGACGGTGCGGCCAGACGGGGATGCCGGGCCCGCCGCGGCCCTTGATCGCCCAGATGCGCCGGGCGAGGCGGGTGCGGCAGAACTCGTAGGCCATCTTGGTGTGGTGGCCGCCGGTGTCGATGGCGGCGGCGCGCACGGGCAGGTCGAGCCCGGCGGGATGCGGGAAGGTCGCCTGCAGCACCATGTCGAGATCGGACCAGAGCCGCGGCCCGGACGGGTCGCCCCAGAGCACGCGGTAGTCGATCACCCATGCCTCCTCGTCGCGGCCCCAGCCGAGGATCTGCACCTCGATCCGGTCGCCCTGCACGTCGACGCCCGCGGTCAGCACGGCGACGGAGGCGGGCAGCGCCTCGCCCCAGTCCTCGCGCCGGGCCATCAGCGGATCGGCCGGGACGGTGTCGCCCGCCTGATCCTCCCAGGACTCGCCAAGCTTGGTGTTGACCCAGACCTGCAGGCGCGCGGGGTCCTTGCGCACGCGGCCGTGTTCGGTGGCGATCTCGGCCCAGGTCTCCCACGGCGAATAGAGCGCGGAGAGGTGGAAGCCTGCGGTGCGGCCATCGCCTTGGGCCGTCGCGCGCCACTCGCCCGCCGCCAGCAGGCGGGGCTTCTCGTGCTCGTGATGGACGCCGCCGCAGGCCTCGCAAACCAGATTCGCCTGGTCGCGCCGCCCCTCGGGCCAGCGGATGCGGGCCCAGGTGATCGGGGCCATGTCGCCGCAATGCAGGCAGGGGACGTGGTAGAATCGCCGGTCGCTATGCTCGAACGCCGCCTCGATGCGTGAGTGGCCCTTCAGCGTGGGCGTGGAGACCATGTAGATCTTGCGTCGGCCGCGGAAGGTGGCGGTTCGCTGGATCGCCAGATCGACCGGATCGCCCTCGCCATCGGCGTCGCCGGGATAGCCGTCCACCTCGTCGAGGAACAGGTAGCGGACGGGCGTGGATCGCAGGCCGACCGCGCTGTTCGCGCCGGTCATCACCAGCTGGCCGCCGGGGAAGGACTTGCGGAAAAGGCTGTTTCCCGCATCACGGGAGCGGGGCGCGGCGACCAGTTCGCGGAGCGCGGGCGTCGCCTCGACGAGCGGGTCGATACGCACGGTGGTGTTCCGCCGCACCATGTCGAGCGACGGCATCACCAGCATGGCGATCCCTGGCGCATTCTGGATGATGTAGCCGAGCCAGTTCAGCCCCGCCTCGGAGCCGCCGGTCTGCGCGCCCTTCATCAGCACGACGCGCTCGTAGGGACTCGCCGTCGAGAGCGCGTCCATCACGGCGCGCAGGTAGGGCGTGCGATCCGTGCGCCAGCGCCCGGGCTCGGCCGAGGTCGGCGGCAGGACGCGATGACGGTCGGCCCAGTCCGAGACCGGGATCGGCGGTTCGGGGCGGATGCCGCGCCGCCAGGCGAGGTCGATGTCAGGCACCATCGCCAAAGCTCCCCAGCGGCAGGTCGGCCAGGTGTTCGAGATGCTCGCGCATCATCCGGTCGAGCGCGGCGAAGGTGGCGCGCGGATCGGCCCCGACTTCGGCCGCCAGCAGCGGCGCGGTGCGCTGGACCCACGCCATGTGCGCGTCGCGTTCGGCACGGGCGCGGGCGAACACGGTGCGGGTGGCGGCGGCGGTTTCGACCAGCAGGCCCTGTTCCTTCTCGAAGGCCAGCTTGGCGCGCTGGACCTTCACGATCTCATGCAGCCGCTTGGCCTCGGCCAGCGTGGTCGAGACGCGGGCAGCGGTCGCAGCAGCACCACCCCTGTTGCGCCGCGCCGGGTCGAGGTTGTCCTCGATCCAGGCAAGGCCCACCGCCACGTCGATCCGCCCGTCCGCGCGCACCGGCAACCCCTCGGCCACCAGCTGCGAGATGCGCCCCTTGGTCAGGCCGACGCGGGCGGCGAAGGCGGTCTTGGTCTCATGGCTGTCGAGTTTAGTCATTTCCGCCCCCTGGCGCTGGCGGGCCAATGCGCTGCGCGTCCCCACATACGGATCGGCCCGGGAGGAACCGCCGCTTTCCCGATCCTTCCGACTTGACCCCGCCTCGGGCGGGCGCGCCCGGCGCCTCGGGTGACGCACCGGTGACGCAAGGGTGACGGGATTTCGGGCTTAAGCCGTTGAAAGTGTTGAGATGACGCACTTGCCCCGGCAACCTTTCCATATAGGGGGAAAGTGATGAGGATTGGGGAGAGAGTTTCCCCCCTTATCGAAATATCTGAGCCGAAGTGCGTCATCTCAACACTCTCAATGGGTTAGGGGCCAAAAAGCCGGTTTGGTGCGTCACCACTGCGTCACCGCGAGGCCGATGAAGAACCGCCCCTCCTTCGTGCGCTTGTGCTGGATCCCGGCCACGCGGGCCTGCACGCGCTGGACGAAGCCGTTGATGGCGGGCAGCTTCTCGGGCTTGTAGCCCTCGGCCAGCGCCCAGTTCTGGAAACGGAGGTGGGCATCGCGCGTCGCCAGCATCGGCCCGCCGTTCACGATCGGCACGACCGATACGCAGGCGTCGATCCAGGCGGCGATGGGATCCTCGCTGAGCACCCATTCGAGGAGCGCGTCGTGGCAGCCCTGCGGGATGGCGAAGTTGCGCTGGCGGATCAGCCGCGAGGCGCCCTCGACCGCCCATGCCAGCAGCAGGTCCGGTTCCTCGGCCGCGATGCGCTTGCCGATGTCCTCGACGCGCTCCTCCAGCGGGATCGAGCGGGTAAAG contains the following coding sequences:
- a CDS encoding prohead protease/major capsid protein fusion protein, producing the protein MLELLTRRATLAPATADPEGRTVEVVWSTGAPVRRRDMAGQYIERLSLAPEAVDLSRLEGASVLDAHRQTAVRDVLGSVRSAAVDGKRGTALIQFSARPEVEPVWQDVLAGILRHVSFGYSVEDWAETTENGARVLTAVRWTPHEISLVPTPADPGAHIRTETEMTDTTTTPAPPEDQQKEIRAEANAEIRSIARIAGLDQSWIDGQIDRGADPDTARRAAFEALAKRSAPPIRTEQVRVEMGESHDDPALRARQMGEALYARINPRHELSEPARRYAYSTPVDMAKELLMLRGVSTMALSPASLVTRALHTTSDFPIILGDTVGRVLREAYQAAPSGIRRLGRQTTARDFRAVNKIMLGEAPLLEKLNEHGEIKAGTMAEAREAYKVETWARKIGITRQVLVNDDLGAFADLARRMGQAAAETEARILVTLLEAGSGNGPTLTDGKALFHADHGNKAASGAVISDTTLSAARLALRTQKGIEGRVIRVTPKNLLVPPALETMAEKWLASIAPATAADVNPSSGSLSLVVEPRLSSATRWYVTADPGEIDGLEFAYLSGAEGPQVESRSGWDVDGVEIRVILDFGAGFIDHRGWFMNPGA
- a CDS encoding phage portal protein, which gives rise to MAGATTAARRAGWYARNNPWVAAAVDSLVGNVVGAGIKPQSTHPDRAVRERLQALWLRWTDHAAPDGLADFYGLQAMAVRAMVESGESFARLRIASNAASIPLHLELLDREQVPMDLHREIGGGARIRAGIEFDAAGRRVAYRVLSSRPGDPLGSLRMDPLRVPAADCLHLFKPLAAGQLRGITWLAPVLLRLHELDQFEDAALVKAKVAALFTGFITDPDGSAGGLSGTKTGGALTVGMEPGSLIPLPPGTDIRFSNPTEHDAYAPFVKNHLRAVAAGLGLPYELVSGDLEGVTYSSIRAGLIEFRRRVEQLQHNVVVHLFCRPVWERFVRLAVLTGDLPARDFDRNANAYLGCEWLPPKFDYVDPMKDVQAEILAIGAGLKSRSQAISERGYDAEQVDAEIAADRERAEGLGLAFGQTATEQQKEAADG
- a CDS encoding Eco57I restriction-modification methylase domain-containing protein; the protein is MNDLSPSPPIRHDVRETTTCSVGSTSVWALDAQVAVSAAETAEAELSYSSECKSESKRKLAGAYYTPADVADHFWQIFFDRRNITSSLSAQNLLEGAHFVEPSAGAGALFFSLIKGLINQGLSPQIVRLINADLVDINQQALEFIRDQIETLEQRWDIKFDRVRLINGDFRSYEFPATDRTGVFFGNPPFVANQKGSSKWKNLYADFIERSLELSRKPAHLHFIVPLSLAFSRDYSALRSRMQRLKSEISISNYDNIPDTLFKSGKPKHTNTNKANSQRCSILSIAPARTSRVYASALQRWSKGERTSLLSSIPTFYDVTDYYLDDQIPRPANQLVADYLRASIEEKRLGSLICGASRYRLAIGSVARNYIGFREELDGSSNVLGFGSEKDFLTALGALSSRLFFDYWLTVGDGFHLTKSTILNFPLAQHVEEELQRLQPEVRKMWRNRNHFQKAKLNNGRQTKSFDFSAVAPSLYVNGR
- a CDS encoding HNH endonuclease is translated as MALDRNLLFYFVRDALAPYSENFRIIDRQNPVQMTLNGARYSAHVSYVHDSGNARDNDDEVRIQLGRGIIEEQRARQARGDRVAFIGFFDTGDTFVAWDPRHVFSLQAKTVVSVYARQSQRVSVSTQQAAVHQFMARQLGEQSFAIALPASALGFYLENVEHFHALRSEHAIVNLVGRHTETFADAGLGASGEIEVDEAGVREKFTFERTAYPRDPRFKKWVLEAYGQTCCVCDRQLAIVQAAHIIPHSVEGSPNHVTNGLALCIEHHRLYDDALLLPGPGCRLVFNTDRAEYLRQTNQDKGIGEIRNLHERPFAVPTDPARRPRNDYLQRGLDIRMGA
- a CDS encoding DNA cytosine methyltransferase, producing MKCVSIFSGAGGLDVGAKNAGAKIMACVENDPDAAETLRLNRTSIDNPEIFAVDIQSVDFTQLRTDEPTILIGGPPCQPFSKNGYWVKNDNRLIDEDPRNMIGQFLRAISELQPSGFIFENVESILHPTNIATFERFLAEARALGYACTVYRANSADFGVPQKRKRVFVFGVRKARSPIPQPHPTHGDPAKPELMNGFQPYTGVGDFISKYASDDFREPQEDASNGNYFYELTHVPPGKNYIALSKLKGYNGRKFRTGGRFWNFLHKLHPEEPSITIAAQPGPWVGPFHWDNRRLRVPEVAAIQTFPEGYKFFGNRRSVQKQIGNAVPCLLGEKMVAHLIEYL
- a CDS encoding phage terminase large subunit family protein; translation: MVPDIDLAWRRGIRPEPPIPVSDWADRHRVLPPTSAEPGRWRTDRTPYLRAVMDALSTASPYERVVLMKGAQTGGSEAGLNWLGYIIQNAPGIAMLVMPSLDMVRRNTTVRIDPLVEATPALRELVAAPRSRDAGNSLFRKSFPGGQLVMTGANSAVGLRSTPVRYLFLDEVDGYPGDADGEGDPVDLAIQRTATFRGRRKIYMVSTPTLKGHSRIEAAFEHSDRRFYHVPCLHCGDMAPITWARIRWPEGRRDQANLVCEACGGVHHEHEKPRLLAAGEWRATAQGDGRTAGFHLSALYSPWETWAEIATEHGRVRKDPARLQVWVNTKLGESWEDQAGDTVPADPLMARREDWGEALPASVAVLTAGVDVQGDRIEVQILGWGRDEEAWVIDYRVLWGDPSGPRLWSDLDMVLQATFPHPAGLDLPVRAAAIDTGGHHTKMAYEFCRTRLARRIWAIKGRGGPGIPVWPHRPTRTNKGKIPLFIVGVDAVKDAVYARLHLTEPGPGAIHFTRRLDADYFRQLTAERVVTRFERGRPIRSWQPKRDGERNEALDTFVYAHAALHGLISMGLRLNEEVERVSTAQTRTDAAAAVVIRSAWMR